TTCAAGGGTTAGCCGGGGAAGCCAAAGCATTCGGTGGGGCTCCGGCGGCTCGGCCGTGAAGGCCTGAGGCACGGGTGTGGGTCGGCCGCGGGCGCGGCGGGCGGGGTTTGTTCCCCCACCCCGCCCCTTCCCGAAACCGGGGCTACGCCCCGGGCCCCCTGGTGGGGAGGAGGGTGGGGGCTGACGCCCCCTCACTCCCAAGCTCCAGCGGCTTCGCCGCAGAGCAAGGGGCATCGGGTGAGTGCGCACTGCTCGCCCGGGGGGCTCCACCGGCTTCGCCGCGGAGAGCGCCCTGGAGTTCTGGCGGATCGGCCGGGGTGCGGGTGAAGTTGTTCCCCCACCCCGCCGCTTCGGAACCGGTGCTAGGCCGGCCTCCTAGCGAGGGCGGAGGAGCATGTGGGGGCTGCCCGCATGCCCTGAACTCCGGCGGCTCGCCGAACGGTCGGCGCCCGGTCCGGGGTGGGCCCGGGACGCAGGGGGCGCGCAGGGGTCGTGTTCTGGACGTAAAGCGGCGCAACTCGCGCGGGAGCGCGGTGAGGAAAGCAGTCCAGGACATGACCCCGGAGCGGCCCTGGACGGCACCGTCCTGCACGGGCCAAGCCCGCAACCCGCACCCCGAACACCCGCACCCCGACCACACCCGCCATCCGGGACGGACCCCAGCCGGACCGGTGATTGAGGACAGCCCCGAAGGACGTGCCCCCAGACCCGGGCCCGCGGCGGCCCCGCGCTACACCGCCCCCGTCAGCTCCCGGCACTTCTTCACGTCCGCCGCAATCGCGTCCAGCAGCGCATCGATCGAGTCGAACTTCTCCTGGCTCCTCACATACGCCAGGAAGTCCACCGCCACATGCAGCCCGTACAGGTCCAGCCCCACCCGGTCGATCGCGTACGCCTCCACCGTCCGCTCCGTACCGTCGAACTGCGGGTTCGTGCCGACCGAGATCGCCGCCGGCATCGTTTCGCCGTCGGCCGTCAGCCAGCCCGCGTACACCCCGTCCGCCGGGATCGCCGTGTGCGGAAGCGTTTCCACGTTCGCCGTCGGGTAGCCCAGCTCGCGGCCGCGCTGTGCGCCCCGCACCACCACGCCCTCGACGCGGTGCGGGCGGCCCAGGATTTCGGCGGCCCCCTCGACGTCGCCCTCGGCGATCAGGCGGCGGGTCAGGGTCGAGGAGAACGGCTCGCCGCCCCCCGCCGCGCCGCTGACGTAGAGGTCGACGACCTCGACCTCGTAGTCGTACGTCGCGCCGAACTCGGCGAGGAATTCGACGTTCCCCGCCGCCTTGTGGCCGAAGCGGAAGTTCGGGCCTTCGATGACCGCCCGCGCGTGCAGCTTGTCGACGAGCACCTTCACGATGAAGTCCGCGGGCGACAGCTTCGAGAACTCGGTCGTGAAGGGAAGGATGAGGATCGCGTCGACGCCCAGCTCGGCCATCAGCTCGGCCCGCCGGTGGTGCGGGGCGAGCAGCGGCGGGTGGCTGCCGGGGCGGACGACCTCGCTGGGGTGCGGGTCGAAGGTCACGACGACGGAGGGCACGCCGAGCTCGCGGGCGCGGGCCACGGCCCGGCCGATGATCAGCTGGTGGCCGCGGTGCACACCGTCGTAGGAGCCGATGGTGACGACGCTGCGTCCCCAGCCCTGGGGGATGTCCTCCAAGCCACGCCAGCGCTGCACTGTGACCGCTCCTCGCCCGAACCTGTGTACGTCATTGCCGATTACGCAGGTCTAAGACTGCCATGCCCGCGGCTTTCGGTTCGCACCGGCTCCGGGCAGTCGCCACGAGCGCGGCCGAGCCGGGAACCTCCTCGGCAAGAGGTCGCGTAGTGAACGCGCCCCCCAGTACACCCGTGGTTCACTCCGAGCGCCTCCTCGAAGGGGTGAATCCCGGGTGTGCGGAGGATAGACCCTTGGGCGAGGGGGATCGTGGAACGGGCAGTGGCGCTGCCCGTTCCACGGTGGGGCCTCACGGGCGGGCCCGGTCAGGCGAAGACGGCGAGGCTCTTGGCCTTGCCCTTCTGCTCCTCGACCAGTGCCAGGAAGCGGCCGTCGGGTCCGAAGACCGCCACAGGCGCGGTGTCGTAGGCGGGCATGTCCAGCCGTACACCGTTGGTGAGCAGCTTGGCGCGCTTCTCGTCCACGTCCCAGCGGGGGAACGCGGCGGCGGCCGCATCGGCGATCGGCATCACGGTCAGGTCCTCCTGGAGCTGCTCCAGGGTCTTCGCCGAGTCCAGGCCGTAGGGACCGACCCGAGTGCGACGCAGCGCCGTGAGATGCCCGCCGACGCCCAGACCGGCGCCGAGGTCACGGGCGAGGGCGCGGATGTACGTACCGGACGAGCAGACGACCGAGACGACCAGGTCGACGACCGGCGTCCCGTCCTCGGCCTCCGCCTCCCGCACGTCGTGGACACGGAACGCCGAGACGGTCACCGGACGGGCGGGGATCTCGAAGTCCTCGCCCCCGCGCACGCGCGCGTAGGACCGCTTGCCGTCGATCTTGATGGCGCTGACCTTCGACGGAACCTGCATGATGTCGCCGGTCAGCCCGGCCACGCACGCGTCGATCGCTACCCTGGCCACCTTGGAGGCGTCGGTGGACGACGTGATCTCGCCCTCGGCGTCGTCGGTGACGGTGTTCTGCCCCAGCCGGATGGTGCCGAGGTACTCCTTCTCGGTCAGCGCGAGGTGCCCGAGGAGTTTCGTGGCCTTTTCGACGCCCAGGACCAGCACCCCGGTTGCCATGGGGTCCAGCGTCCCCGCATGCCCGACCCGGCGGGTCCTTGCGATCCCGCGCATCTTGGCGACGACGTCGTGAGAAGTGAAGCCGGACGGCTTGTCGACGATGACAAGGCCGTCCGGCGTCTTGTTGTGCTGTGTCATTCGGAGGCGTCGTCCCCACCTGCGGCAGCGGACATGTCATCCGTCTCCGGCTTGCGGTACGGATCGGCCTCGCCCGCGTACGCCGCGCCCGAGGACGCCTCACGCACCTTGGCGTCGGATGCGCGTGCCTTGTCGAGGAGATCCTCGATCGTCTTGGCGTTCTCTGGGAGGGCGTCCGCGACAAAGGTCAGGGTCGGCGTGAACTTCGTCCCCGCCGCCGCTCCGACCGCCGACCGCAGGACGCCCTTGGCGCTCTCCAGCCCGGCTGCCGCGCTCGCCCGGTCCTCGTCGTCGCCGTAGACCGTGTAGAAGACCGTGGCCTCCCGCAGGTCACCGGTGACGCGGGTGTCCGTGATGGTCACGTGCGTACCCAGGCGCGGGTCCTTGATGCCGCGCTGCATCTTCTCGGCGACCACCTCCCGGATGAGGTCCGCCAGCTTTTTCGCCCGCGCGTTGTCGGCCACTGGTCCTTCTCCCTTTTCCTGCTGTGCCCAGCTCATTCAGTCTTCGTCGCTGTGGAGCCTGCGTCGAACCGACAGCAGTTCCACCTCGGGCCGGCCGGCGACAAGGCGCTCGCACCGGTCGAGTACATCTGTGAGGTGCCCGGTGTCCCCGGACACCACGGCCAGGCCGATCTGGGCCCGGCGGTGGAGATCCTGCCCGCCGGTCTCCGCCGCGCTCACCGCGTATCTGCGCTGGAGCTCGGCCACGATCGGGCGGATCACGGAGCGCTTCTCCTTCAGCGACCGTACGTCGCCGAGAAGCAGATCGAAGGACAGTGTCCCCACATACATGTATGTCCGGATGTCCCGCCGGTACGGGTTCGACGGCCCCCGCCAACGACTTGGCAGGGACACAAGAACCGTACACGCAACGGCCGGGGCCGATCGACGGAAATACGTCCCGTCGACCGGCCCCGGTCAGAGGTGTCGATCAGCCGCGAGGCTTCTCGCGCATCTCGTATGTCGCGATGACGTCGTCGATCTTGATGTCGTTGAAGTTGCCGAGGTTGATACCGCCCTCGAAGCCTTCGCGGATCTCGGTGACGTCGTCCTTGAAGCGGCGCAGGCCCTCGATGTTGAGGCTTTCCGCGATGACCTTGCCGTCGCGGATGAGACGGGCCTTGGTGTTGCGCTTGACCTCGCCGGAACGGATGAGAACACCCGCGATGTTGCCCAGCTTGGACGAGCGGAAGACCTCGCGGATCTCCGCCGTACCGAGCTCGACCTCTTCGTACTCCGGCTTGAGCATGCCCTTGAGGGCCGCCTCGATCTCCTCGATGGCCTGGTAGATCACCGAGTAGTACCGGACGTCGACGCCCTCGCGCTCCGCCATCTGCGCGGCACGGCCGGCCGCACGGACGTTGAAGCCGATGACGATGGCGTCGGAGCCCATCGCCAGGTCGATGTCGGACTCGGTGACCGCACCCACACCACGGTGCAGAACGCGGATCTCGACCTCTTCGCCGACGTCGAGCTGGAGCAGCGAGGACTCGAGAGCCTCCACCGAACCGGACGCGTCGCCCTTGATGATGACGTTGAGATCCTGCACCAGACCGGCCTTGAGCACCTTGTCGAGGTCCTCGAGGGACACCCGGCGGGTGCGCTTGGCGAACGCGGCGTTGCGCTCGCGTGCGGCACGCTTCTCGGCGATCTGACGGGCGGTACGGTCCTCGTCCACGACCAGGAAGTTGTCGCCGGCGCCGGGGACGTTGGTGAGACCCAGGACCAGGACGGGGGTCGACGGACCCGCTTCCTCGACGTTGTTGCCGTTGTCGTCGAGCATCGCCCGGACACGGCCGTACGCGTCACCGGCGACCATCGTGTCGCCGACGCGGAGCGTTCCGCGCTGGACGAGCACCGTGGCGACGGCACCGCGGCCGCGGTCGAGGTGGGCCTCGATCGCAATACCCTGCGCGTCCATCTGCGCGTTGGCACGCAGATCGAGCGAGGCGTCCGCGGTCAGGACCACGGCCTCCAGCAGGCTGTCGATGTGCAGAGCCTGCTTGGCGGAGATGTCGACGAACATCGTGTCGCCGCCGTACTCCTCGGCCACCAGACCGAACTCGGTCAGCTGTCCGCGCACCTTGGTCGGGTCCGCGCCCTCGACATCGATCTTGTTGACCGCGACCACGATCGGCACACCGGCCGCCTTGGCGTGGTTCAGTGCCTCGATCGTCTGGGGCATCACACCGTCGTTCGCCGCGACCACGAGGATCGCGATGTCGGTGGACTTGGCACCACGGGCACGCATGGCGGTGAACGCCTCGTGACCCGGGGTGTCGATGAAGGTGATCTTGCGCTCTTCACCGTTGACCTCGGTGCCGACCTGGTACGCACCGATGTGCTGCGTAATACCGCCGGCCTCGCCCGCAACGACGTTCGTCTTGCGGATCGCGTCCAGCAGTCGGGTCTTACCGTGGTCGACGTGACCCATGACGGTCACGACCGGCGGACGGGAGACGAGCATGTCCTCGCCGCCCTCGTCCTCGCCGAACTCGATGTCGAAGGACTCGAGAAGCTCGCGGTCCTCCTCCTCGGGGCTGACGATCTGAACCGTGTAGTTCATCTCGTCGGCCAGCAGCTGCAGCGTCTCGTCGGAGACCGACTGCGTGGCCGTGACCATTTCGCCGAGGTTCATCATCACGGCGACGAGCGACGCCGGGTTGGCGTTGATCTTCTCCGCGAAGTCGGTGAGGGACGCACCGCGCGACAGGCGAACGGTCTCGCCATTGCCGCGAGGCAGCATCACGCCGCCGACCGACGGAGCCTGCATGGCCTCGTACTCCTGGCGCCTCTGCCGCTTCGACTTACGGCCACGGCGCGCCGGGCCGCCGGGACGGCCGAAGGCGCCCTGCGTGCCACCACGGCCACCGGGACCACCCGGACGACCGCCGAAGCCGGGACGGCCGCCGCCGCCACCGAAGCCGCCGCCACCACCGGGGCCACCGCCACCGGGACGACCGGCGAAACCGCCGCCCGCTCCAGGACGACCGCCACCGCCACCGCCACCGGGACGGCCGGCGAAACCGCCGCCACCGCCGCCGGGACGACCGGCACCGGCACCGCCGGGACGACCGCCGCCGCCACCGGGACCACGGCCGCCGCCACCGCCGGGACCGCCACCAGGACGGGGACTGGCAGCAGGACGCTGCGGCATCATGCCCGGGTTCGGGCGGTTACCCGCAGGGCCGCCACCGGGGCGGGGAGCCTGCGGACGCGGCATGCCGCCAGGGGTCGGACGGGCGCCGCCGGGGCCCTGGGGCCTGCCGGAAGGACCGGAGTGCGCTCCGCCGGGACCACCCTGCGGACGCGGGGCGCCGGGAGCGCCGCCACCGGGACGGGGGGCACCACCCGGACGGGGCGCCTGCGGGCGCGCCATGCCGGTGGAGCCACCCGAGGTGAAGGGGTTGTTGCCCGGACGGGGACCGGCCGGGCGACCGCCGGGACGCGGGGCGCCCTGACCGGCGGGACGTGCGGGACGCTCGCCACCACGGCCACCGTCACGGCCGCCGTCACGCTGACCGCCGGCCGGAGCCGGACGGGCGGGACGCGGGCCGGGAGTGGCACCCGCGGGACGCGGGGCCTGCGGCGCGGCGGGCTGGGCCGGAGCCGGGGCCGAGAACTCGGCCGCGGGCACCGGAGCCGCCGGAGCGGGCTTGGCCGGTGCGGGCTTGGGGCCCGGACGCGGACCCGGGGAAGCCGGGGCCACGGAGGGGGCGCTGCTCGCCGGAGCCTCGGCAGCGGCCGGCTTGGGGGCCGGGACGCCGGGCTTGGGGGCAGCTGGACGGGCCGACGACACCGGGGACGGCGCAGCAGGCTTGGCGGGCGCGGCCTTGCGGGGCGCGCCGGGCTTGGCAGCGGACTTGCCGGCGGTGCCGCCGGGTCCCTGCAAAGCGTCAGTCAATTTACGTACAACCGGCGCCTCGATCGTCGAGGACGCCGAACGGACGAATTCACCGAGTTCTTGGAGCTTGGCCATGACGACCTTGCTCTCCACACCGAACTCCTTGGCGAGTTCGTATACCCGGACCTTAGCCACTTCGCTCCTTTTAGGTCCGGGTTACCGCCGGACCGTCGCTACTTCATGGGCGTACTCATCGCGTACTCATCGAGTGCTCATCGCAATCTCGACCTACTTCCAACTCGCGAGGTACCTGACCGCACGGGGTCCCGTGCCGTTCTCTTCTTACTGTGCCGCCTGCTCGACATACCGCCTTACATCGGCGGTATCGAGCGGTCCCTTTGCCCTGAAGGCCCGGGGAAACGCCCGGCGGCGGACCGCCAGGTCGAGACAGACCAAGGCGGGGTGTACATATGCACCCCGGCCGGGCAGCGTACCGCGATCATCGGGGACGCAGGCGTCTCCGGTCACCACGATGCGCAGCAAATCGGTCTTGGCCGCCCGCTCCCGGCACCCCACGCAGGTTCGCTCAGGGCATGCGCGGCCACGCGTCCGGCCAGACACCTTCAGTCTACCTCCCCGCACCGACCTCACCCCTTTGGGGCAAAAATCGAACGGTTGTTGTCTTGATCGTGGCCGGGTTCCGCCGTCAGCGCGAACGGCATCCCGGCCGGAATCACTTTCAGTCCCGGTCGGAGTCCTGCTCGCCGCTCTGCTCCGTGTCGGGGCGGATGTCGATGCGCCAGCCGGTGAGACGGGCGGCCAGACGGGCGTTCTGCCCCTCCTTGCCGATCGCCAGCGACAGCTGGTAGTCGGGGACGGTCACCCGCGCGGAGCGGGCGCCGAGGTCGACGACCTCCACCTTGCTGACGCGGGCCGGCGAGAGGGCGTTGGCCACCATCTCGGCCGGGTCGTCCGACCAGTCCACGATGTCGATCTTCTCGCCGTGCAGCTCGGCCATGACGTTACGCACACGGCTGCCCATCGGGCCGATACAGGCGCCCTTGGCGTTGAGGCCCGAACGAGTCGAACGGACGGCGATCTTGGTGCGGTGACCGGCCTCCCGGGCGATCGCGGCGATCTCGACACTGCCGTCCGCGATCTCCGGAACCTCCAGTGCGAAGAGCTTCTTCACCAGGTTCGGGTGGGTGCGCGACAGGGTCACGGAGGGACCGCGCACACCCTTGGCGACGCGCACGACGTACGTACGCAGGCGCAGACCGTGGGTGTACTCCTCGCCCGGCACCTGCTCCTGCACCGGCAGGATGGCCTCAAGCTTGTCGTCCAGCCTGACCAGGACGTTCTTGGGGTCCTTGCCCTGCTGCACCATGCCCGCGACGACATCGCCCTCACGGCGGGCGTACTCACCGAAGGTGACGTCGTTCTCGGCGTCCCGCAGCCGCTGCTGGATGACCTGGCGGGCCGTGGTGGCCGCGATCCGGCCGAAGTCGGAGGGCGTGTCGTCGAACTCCTTGGGCTCCTGCCCCTCTTCGAGGTCGGCAGGGTCTTCCTTGGCCCACACCGTCACATGGCCGGTGTCCCGGCTCAGCACGACGCGGGCGTGACGGCGGCTGCCCTCGGTGCGGTGGTACGCGATGAGGAGGGCCGACTCGATCGCCTCGACCAGAAGGTCGAACGGGATCTCCTTCTCTTGTGCCAAGCCCTTCAGGAGCTTTACGTCGATGTCCACGGCTACGCCTCCTCTTCCTTCTTGTCCTTGCGGTTGAACTCGATCTCCACGCGGGCCTTGGCGATCTCCGCGAAGGTGACCCGGCGGGCGGTGGGCTTGCGCCCCTTCACACCCGGCACCTCGAGGTCGAGTCCCTCGTCGTCCACGGTGAGGATGCGCGCCACCAGTTCCCCGCTCTCGTGCAGCTGGAGCTTCACAAGGCGGCCGGTCGCGCGAACGTAGTGGCGGTGCTCGGTCAGCGGGCGGTCGGCGCCGGGCGAGCTCACTTCGAGTACGTACTCGCCCTCGCCCATCGCGTCCGTCTCGTCGAGCTTCTGCGAGATGACGCGGCTCAGCTCGGCACAGGCGTCCAGCGTGGCGCCCTCGTCGGAGTCCACGGTGATCCTCAGCATGCGGCGCTTGCCCGCCCGGGACACCTCGATCTCTTCCAGATCCAGGTCCGCGGCGCTGACGAGCGGTTCCAGCAGCCCGCGCAGCCTCTCGCTCTGGGTGGTGCTCATCCGGGTGACTCCTCGGCCGCGTGTGCTGTTGTGGGATCGTCGCGTGTCAGCACAAAGGGTATCCGGTTCCGAGGGGTGTTGCCGTCCACCTGTGCCTGACCCGCAGGTACGCTCGCCTGCGGCGATGATCACTGGTCGTAGGGAGACAGGCGTGGGGCGCACGGGGACGACACGCAGGCGTGCGCTCATCGCGACGGGTGCGGCTGCGGTCACGGCGTTGACGGGCTGTTCGAACGAGGACCCGGAGCGCGGGCGCACCGCCAACTCGGATTCCGATCCGGTGCGCGCGGAGACGGCGCTGCGCGGGCGGCTCGCCGCGGCGAGCGCTGCGCTGCGTGACCATTACGACGCCGTCATGGTGCACCTTCCCGTCCTGACAGGGCAGTTGAGCGCGCTGCGGACCGCGGTCGCCGAGCATGTCACCGCGCTCGGCGGGACGAGCCGAGTGGCGCCGACCCTGCCCGTTCCCGCCGACGCCCCGGCGGCGCTGAGGTCTCTGGCCGCGGCCGAGCGCCGCACCGGCGACGCGTACACGGCGGCGCTCCTCGACGCGGAGCCGGAGCTGGCTCGGCTGCTCGCCTCGGTCGCGGCGGCAGGAGCCACGCACGAGTACCTGCTGACGAAGGGGGGCTCGCAGTGAGCGCGCTTGACGCCGTACAGGCCGCGCTCGCCGCCGAGCACGCGGCGGTGTACGGGTACGGGGTCGTCGGCGGCCGGATCGGTGACGCCCGCAAGGCCGAGGCGATGTCCGCTTACGCCGCGCACCGGGCCCGCCGGGACGCGCTGGCCCGCACGGCCCGCGATCTGGGAGGCGAGCCCGCCGCGTCGGCCGCCGCTTACGCGCTGCCCTTTCGGGTCCCGGACGCGGCTGCGGCCCTGCGGCTCGCCGCCGTGCTGGAGGACCGGGTGGCGAACGTCTACTCCGACCTCGTACGAGCCGCCGAGGGCCCGCTGCGGAAGGACGCCGCAAGCGCGCTGCGCGAAGCGGCCGTCCGGGCGGTGCGCTGGCGCGGCAGCGGCGTAGCCTTTCCTGGGCTCACGGAGCGGACCTAAGGGGAAAGGGATCAACAAACGCATGGCTTTCGAACCGCCGCAGCGACTCGTCCGGGCTCTGGGCGAGAGTGACCTCTGGCTCGGGCAGCTGCCCAAGACCGTGCAGGAGGCGGCGGACCACTGGGAGCTGGACGTCGAGCGGGTGATGGCGCCCGGCGGCCGCAGCAGCCTGGTCCTTCTCGTACGGCAGCCCGACGGCACGGCCGCGGCGCTCAAAATCGCGCCGCCCTCCGCATCCCCGGGCCCCGAGCGAGCGG
This window of the Streptomyces sp. SLBN-118 genome carries:
- a CDS encoding bifunctional riboflavin kinase/FAD synthetase, which codes for MQRWRGLEDIPQGWGRSVVTIGSYDGVHRGHQLIIGRAVARARELGVPSVVVTFDPHPSEVVRPGSHPPLLAPHHRRAELMAELGVDAILILPFTTEFSKLSPADFIVKVLVDKLHARAVIEGPNFRFGHKAAGNVEFLAEFGATYDYEVEVVDLYVSGAAGGGEPFSSTLTRRLIAEGDVEGAAEILGRPHRVEGVVVRGAQRGRELGYPTANVETLPHTAIPADGVYAGWLTADGETMPAAISVGTNPQFDGTERTVEAYAIDRVGLDLYGLHVAVDFLAYVRSQEKFDSIDALLDAIAADVKKCRELTGAV
- the truB gene encoding tRNA pseudouridine(55) synthase TruB; its protein translation is MTQHNKTPDGLVIVDKPSGFTSHDVVAKMRGIARTRRVGHAGTLDPMATGVLVLGVEKATKLLGHLALTEKEYLGTIRLGQNTVTDDAEGEITSSTDASKVARVAIDACVAGLTGDIMQVPSKVSAIKIDGKRSYARVRGGEDFEIPARPVTVSAFRVHDVREAEAEDGTPVVDLVVSVVCSSGTYIRALARDLGAGLGVGGHLTALRRTRVGPYGLDSAKTLEQLQEDLTVMPIADAAAAAFPRWDVDEKRAKLLTNGVRLDMPAYDTAPVAVFGPDGRFLALVEEQKGKAKSLAVFA
- the rbfA gene encoding 30S ribosome-binding factor RbfA; translated protein: MADNARAKKLADLIREVVAEKMQRGIKDPRLGTHVTITDTRVTGDLREATVFYTVYGDDEDRASAAAGLESAKGVLRSAVGAAAGTKFTPTLTFVADALPENAKTIEDLLDKARASDAKVREASSGAAYAGEADPYRKPETDDMSAAAGGDDASE
- a CDS encoding DUF503 domain-containing protein → MYVGTLSFDLLLGDVRSLKEKRSVIRPIVAELQRRYAVSAAETGGQDLHRRAQIGLAVVSGDTGHLTDVLDRCERLVAGRPEVELLSVRRRLHSDED
- the infB gene encoding translation initiation factor IF-2, which produces MAKVRVYELAKEFGVESKVVMAKLQELGEFVRSASSTIEAPVVRKLTDALQGPGGTAGKSAAKPGAPRKAAPAKPAAPSPVSSARPAAPKPGVPAPKPAAAEAPASSAPSVAPASPGPRPGPKPAPAKPAPAAPVPAAEFSAPAPAQPAAPQAPRPAGATPGPRPARPAPAGGQRDGGRDGGRGGERPARPAGQGAPRPGGRPAGPRPGNNPFTSGGSTGMARPQAPRPGGAPRPGGGAPGAPRPQGGPGGAHSGPSGRPQGPGGARPTPGGMPRPQAPRPGGGPAGNRPNPGMMPQRPAASPRPGGGPGGGGGRGPGGGGGRPGGAGAGRPGGGGGGFAGRPGGGGGGGRPGAGGGFAGRPGGGGPGGGGGFGGGGGRPGFGGRPGGPGGRGGTQGAFGRPGGPARRGRKSKRQRRQEYEAMQAPSVGGVMLPRGNGETVRLSRGASLTDFAEKINANPASLVAVMMNLGEMVTATQSVSDETLQLLADEMNYTVQIVSPEEEDRELLESFDIEFGEDEGGEDMLVSRPPVVTVMGHVDHGKTRLLDAIRKTNVVAGEAGGITQHIGAYQVGTEVNGEERKITFIDTPGHEAFTAMRARGAKSTDIAILVVAANDGVMPQTIEALNHAKAAGVPIVVAVNKIDVEGADPTKVRGQLTEFGLVAEEYGGDTMFVDISAKQALHIDSLLEAVVLTADASLDLRANAQMDAQGIAIEAHLDRGRGAVATVLVQRGTLRVGDTMVAGDAYGRVRAMLDDNGNNVEEAGPSTPVLVLGLTNVPGAGDNFLVVDEDRTARQIAEKRAARERNAAFAKRTRRVSLEDLDKVLKAGLVQDLNVIIKGDASGSVEALESSLLQLDVGEEVEIRVLHRGVGAVTESDIDLAMGSDAIVIGFNVRAAGRAAQMAEREGVDVRYYSVIYQAIEEIEAALKGMLKPEYEEVELGTAEIREVFRSSKLGNIAGVLIRSGEVKRNTKARLIRDGKVIAESLNIEGLRRFKDDVTEIREGFEGGINLGNFNDIKIDDVIATYEMREKPRG
- a CDS encoding YlxR family protein, with amino-acid sequence MSGRTRGRACPERTCVGCRERAAKTDLLRIVVTGDACVPDDRGTLPGRGAYVHPALVCLDLAVRRRAFPRAFRAKGPLDTADVRRYVEQAAQ
- the nusA gene encoding transcription termination factor NusA, which encodes MDIDVKLLKGLAQEKEIPFDLLVEAIESALLIAYHRTEGSRRHARVVLSRDTGHVTVWAKEDPADLEEGQEPKEFDDTPSDFGRIAATTARQVIQQRLRDAENDVTFGEYARREGDVVAGMVQQGKDPKNVLVRLDDKLEAILPVQEQVPGEEYTHGLRLRTYVVRVAKGVRGPSVTLSRTHPNLVKKLFALEVPEIADGSVEIAAIAREAGHRTKIAVRSTRSGLNAKGACIGPMGSRVRNVMAELHGEKIDIVDWSDDPAEMVANALSPARVSKVEVVDLGARSARVTVPDYQLSLAIGKEGQNARLAARLTGWRIDIRPDTEQSGEQDSDRD
- the rimP gene encoding ribosome maturation factor RimP, with protein sequence MSTTQSERLRGLLEPLVSAADLDLEEIEVSRAGKRRMLRITVDSDEGATLDACAELSRVISQKLDETDAMGEGEYVLEVSSPGADRPLTEHRHYVRATGRLVKLQLHESGELVARILTVDDEGLDLEVPGVKGRKPTARRVTFAEIAKARVEIEFNRKDKKEEEA
- a CDS encoding ferritin-like domain-containing protein is translated as MSALDAVQAALAAEHAAVYGYGVVGGRIGDARKAEAMSAYAAHRARRDALARTARDLGGEPAASAAAYALPFRVPDAAAALRLAAVLEDRVANVYSDLVRAAEGPLRKDAASALREAAVRAVRWRGSGVAFPGLTERT